In a single window of the Saccharothrix australiensis genome:
- a CDS encoding helix-turn-helix transcriptional regulator: protein MTIPVQRTADPRANAVTNLREARMALDEGRPGDALEFAEKAVAAFSWLDDAEGVAQSVLAQSVALGKRGLLPGALDTIDRVQQIASANRHVLLQAWCSFSQAVVELRLDSRERSLHSLSRALGLAELTGDHELIGSILFEQANLMRTQYHEHCMIRSAATRCSPDGEPCLRKLRRAEALCAQVRDKWKSLDEPVRLARLNLLLAHVRLDLGELDRALRSCQRADQLLAGRDRPVLRAELLMARARVNGARGRFDDQVRQLTQAAELAMGCLAREVAVRAHGALSVAHERAGRLEPALRHARAQLEQYRLWELQEGRDLLRMREHDLSARLVEQLAHHRFEPRRENTVVRVRRPEPLRATSTAEQVNRRIARALAAGLTKRGIEVLRRIAGGASTGAIAEELGLSPKTVQNHLQRIYRTLGVRDRAGAAVWWMDLVDESGGWDGGFAG, encoded by the coding sequence ATGACCATTCCCGTGCAGCGAACGGCCGATCCACGCGCCAACGCGGTCACGAACCTGCGTGAGGCGCGGATGGCACTGGACGAGGGCCGCCCCGGTGACGCGCTGGAGTTCGCCGAGAAGGCCGTCGCGGCGTTCTCCTGGCTGGACGACGCGGAAGGCGTGGCGCAGAGCGTGCTGGCCCAGTCCGTGGCGCTGGGCAAGCGCGGGTTGCTGCCCGGCGCGCTGGACACCATCGACCGCGTGCAGCAGATCGCCTCCGCGAACCGGCACGTGCTGCTCCAGGCGTGGTGCAGCTTCTCGCAGGCCGTGGTGGAGCTGCGGCTGGACTCGCGGGAGCGGTCGCTGCACTCGCTGTCGCGCGCGCTCGGGCTGGCCGAGCTGACCGGCGACCACGAGCTGATCGGCTCGATCCTGTTCGAGCAGGCCAACCTCATGCGCACGCAGTACCACGAGCACTGCATGATCCGGTCGGCCGCGACGCGGTGCAGCCCGGACGGCGAGCCGTGCCTGCGCAAGCTCCGGCGGGCGGAAGCGCTGTGCGCGCAGGTGCGCGACAAGTGGAAGAGCCTCGACGAGCCGGTCCGGCTGGCCCGGTTGAACCTCCTGCTCGCGCACGTGCGGCTGGACCTCGGCGAGTTGGACCGCGCGCTGCGCTCGTGCCAGCGGGCCGACCAGCTGCTGGCCGGCCGGGACCGGCCGGTGCTGCGGGCCGAGCTGCTCATGGCGCGGGCCCGCGTGAACGGCGCGCGCGGCCGGTTCGACGACCAGGTGCGGCAGCTCACGCAGGCCGCCGAGCTGGCGATGGGTTGCCTGGCGCGGGAGGTCGCCGTGCGGGCGCACGGCGCGCTGAGCGTCGCGCACGAGCGGGCCGGGCGGCTGGAACCGGCGCTGCGGCACGCCCGCGCGCAGCTGGAGCAGTACCGGCTGTGGGAACTCCAGGAAGGCCGCGACCTGCTGCGGATGCGCGAGCACGACCTGTCCGCGCGGCTCGTGGAACAGCTGGCGCACCACCGGTTCGAGCCGCGCCGGGAGAACACCGTCGTGCGCGTGCGCCGCCCGGAGCCGCTGCGCGCCACCTCGACCGCCGAGCAGGTCAACCGGCGGATCGCGCGGGCGCTGGCGGCGGGCTTGACCAAGCGCGGCATCGAGGTCCTGCGGCGGATCGCGGGCGGCGCGAGCACCGGCGCCATCGCGGAGGAACTGGGCCTCTCGCCCAAAACGGTGCAGAACCACCTCCAGCGGATCTACCGGACGTTGGGCGTCCGGGACCGGGCGGGCGCGGCCGTCTGGTGGATGGACCTCGTCGACGAGTCCGGAGGGTGGGACGGCGGCTTCGCGGGGTAA
- a CDS encoding AMP-binding protein, producing the protein MGTYFAAGFSGRSLVGALRAVVVLVGAGVVRPMRPSRLFGVLDAYLRWGVTVALGFAVGAVRHPDRPAIVDDSGTTTYREVDERTTRLAHALLDLGVGAGGKVAVLCRNHRGFVETVTACVKIGAHAVLLNTGLSAVQVGVVLREQDVSVVVADAEFRHLLVRAPRKVRRVVAWLDGTTRSRTLEGLIAAAPATPLPGRPPRGRMIVLTSGTTGAPKGARRPEPTGLAPAAALLSRIPLRAGDRLSVPAPLFHTWGLAALQLGLVLGATFVLRREFDPAAVVADAARHRSAALFVVPVMLQRVLEVGGRVALPDLRVIASSGSALPVPVVRRCFEEFGPVLHNLYGSTEVSWVSVAGPDELARHPGTAGTPPRGTRVAILDERGRPVPAGVPGRIFVANDMLFDGYTDGGGKEVVDGLMSTGDVGYRDADGLLFVVGRDDEMVVSGGENVHPREVEDLLAGLAGVREVAVVGVPDERFGRRLVAYVVPEEPGALDEGAVLDHVRRNLARFAVPREVVFLDALPRNATGKVLKRELR; encoded by the coding sequence GTGGGTACCTACTTCGCGGCGGGTTTCAGCGGGCGGTCGCTGGTTGGCGCGTTGCGCGCGGTGGTGGTGTTGGTCGGGGCCGGCGTTGTACGGCCGATGAGGCCGAGTCGGTTGTTCGGTGTGCTGGACGCGTATCTCAGGTGGGGTGTCACGGTCGCGTTGGGGTTCGCGGTCGGTGCGGTGCGGCACCCGGATCGGCCGGCGATCGTCGACGACTCCGGCACGACCACCTACCGGGAGGTCGACGAGCGGACCACGCGGCTCGCACACGCGCTGCTGGACCTCGGTGTCGGCGCGGGTGGGAAGGTGGCCGTGTTGTGCCGCAACCACCGTGGATTCGTGGAGACCGTCACCGCGTGCGTGAAGATCGGGGCGCACGCGGTGCTGCTCAACACGGGGCTGAGCGCGGTGCAGGTCGGGGTTGTGCTGCGCGAGCAGGACGTCTCGGTCGTCGTCGCGGACGCGGAGTTCCGCCACCTGCTGGTGCGCGCGCCGCGCAAGGTGCGGCGCGTCGTGGCGTGGCTGGACGGCACGACCAGGAGCCGGACGCTGGAGGGGCTGATCGCCGCCGCGCCCGCCACGCCGCTGCCCGGACGGCCGCCGCGCGGACGGATGATCGTGCTCACGTCGGGGACCACCGGTGCGCCCAAGGGCGCGCGCCGGCCCGAGCCGACCGGTCTCGCGCCGGCGGCGGCGTTGTTGTCGCGGATACCGCTGCGCGCCGGTGACCGGTTGTCGGTGCCCGCTCCGCTGTTCCACACGTGGGGCCTGGCCGCGCTCCAGCTCGGCCTGGTGCTGGGCGCCACGTTCGTGCTGCGGCGCGAGTTCGACCCCGCCGCGGTGGTGGCCGACGCGGCGCGGCACCGCAGCGCGGCGTTGTTCGTGGTTCCCGTGATGCTGCAACGGGTGTTGGAGGTGGGCGGCCGGGTGGCGCTGCCCGATCTGAGGGTGATCGCTTCCAGTGGTTCGGCGCTGCCGGTCCCGGTGGTGCGGCGCTGCTTCGAGGAGTTCGGGCCCGTGCTGCACAACCTCTACGGCTCGACCGAGGTCTCGTGGGTCAGCGTCGCCGGGCCGGACGAGTTGGCCCGCCACCCGGGCACCGCCGGGACGCCGCCGCGCGGCACGCGGGTCGCGATCCTGGACGAGCGTGGGCGTCCGGTGCCGGCGGGTGTGCCGGGTCGGATCTTCGTCGCGAACGACATGCTGTTCGACGGCTACACCGACGGCGGCGGCAAGGAGGTCGTCGACGGGCTGATGTCGACCGGCGACGTGGGGTACCGGGACGCCGACGGGCTGCTGTTCGTCGTCGGGCGGGACGACGAGATGGTCGTGTCGGGCGGCGAGAACGTCCACCCGCGCGAGGTCGAGGACCTGCTGGCGGGTCTCGCCGGGGTGCGGGAGGTGGCCGTGGTGGGCGTGCCGGACGAGCGGTTCGGCCGGCGGTTGGTCGCCTACGTGGTGCCCGAGGAGCCCGGCGCGCTGGACGAGGGCGCCGTGCTCGACCACGTCCGGCGGAACCTGGCGAGGTTCGCCGTGCCGCGCGAGGTGGTGTTCCTCGACGCCTTGCCGCGCAATGCCACGGGAAAGGTCCTCAAACGGGAACTGCGGTGA
- a CDS encoding MarR family winged helix-turn-helix transcriptional regulator, translated as MNAPVDPGCVSRAGLNWLLHRAAHKLGSVAQDAAARHGITTRGQLVLSALASEEYRRTQLALGQALGLDKTTLTAELDRLERAGLVVREPDPTDRRVRVPVITERGRTVQAEVEELQVEVENDFTAGLEPAEAHCLRALLERLIVADHRPGSGSCL; from the coding sequence ATGAACGCGCCCGTCGATCCCGGCTGCGTCAGCCGGGCCGGCTTGAACTGGCTGCTGCACCGCGCGGCGCACAAGCTCGGTTCGGTCGCGCAGGACGCGGCGGCGCGCCACGGCATCACCACCCGCGGCCAGCTCGTGCTCTCGGCGCTGGCCAGCGAGGAGTACCGGCGCACCCAGCTCGCCCTCGGCCAGGCGCTGGGGCTGGACAAGACGACGCTGACGGCCGAGCTGGACCGGCTGGAGCGGGCCGGGTTGGTCGTGCGCGAGCCCGACCCCACCGACCGGCGCGTGCGCGTGCCCGTGATCACCGAGCGGGGGCGCACCGTCCAGGCCGAGGTGGAGGAGCTCCAGGTCGAGGTGGAGAACGACTTCACCGCCGGCTTGGAGCCGGCCGAGGCGCACTGCCTGCGGGCGCTGCTGGAGCGGCTGATCGTGGCCGACCACCGGCCGGGCAGCGGCTCCTGCCTGTAG
- the secD gene encoding protein translocase subunit SecD gives MPRPPARRELLVRGLLSLGVLAASAFVLLTSQPRLGLDLRGGTQIVLETPSEATSDNTDRAMEVLRRRVDELGVAEPVLARSGDHRIVVELPGVQDPAEAIEVLGRTAQLAVQPVTGPGDKPTTDGDSVGLGPVVLTGEGVKGAQAAPNQAGVGWQVTVEFQGDAPATWQRVTGEAACAAPGDPRRRVAFVLDGRIVSAPQVDPSVPCRTGMIGTSTQITGKFAKEEAEELALVIRSGALPVPVEVVEQRTVGPTLGAEAIEASSRAAIIGIALTGLFLIFVYRVAGLIAVLALAGYAALAYAALLAIGATLTLPGLAGFVLAIGMAVDANVLVFERAREEYARRKRLSRSVEQGFRGALSAVADSNVTTLLAAGLLFWLATGPVKGFGVTLSIGVLASLFSALVLSRVLLQLAVPLLDRRPKWSGLHDLGRVRTWLTGRGFRLFQRPRRWLLTAAVVLLVALSGLFVRGLELGVEFTGGRMIDYTASSVDAGKVRAELAAEGFADAVVATSGDTGVSVRTGPIDEAASARLGAAVDRATGGAEQVSNELIGPSLGSELRRNALIALAIAVAAQLAYLAIRFDWRLGLATVAALVSDVVVLVGVFAWLGKTADGVFLAALLTVIGYSVNDSVVVFDRVRELRRARRGEPFGGVVSTAVLQTVPRTVNTGIGVLFVLAALLVLGDGSLADFATALLIGVVAGTVSTVLTAAPVAITLEGRR, from the coding sequence ATGCCGCGCCCACCCGCGCGGCGAGAGCTCCTCGTCCGAGGGCTGCTGTCCCTCGGCGTGCTCGCCGCGTCCGCGTTCGTCCTGCTCACCAGCCAACCGCGCCTCGGTCTCGACCTGCGCGGCGGCACCCAGATCGTGCTGGAAACCCCGTCCGAGGCCACGTCCGACAACACCGACCGCGCGATGGAGGTGCTGCGCCGCCGGGTGGACGAACTCGGCGTCGCCGAACCCGTCCTGGCCCGCTCCGGCGACCACCGCATCGTGGTGGAGCTGCCGGGCGTGCAGGACCCCGCCGAAGCCATCGAGGTGCTCGGCCGCACCGCCCAGCTCGCCGTGCAACCCGTCACCGGACCGGGTGACAAACCCACCACGGACGGGGATTCCGTCGGACTGGGCCCGGTCGTGCTCACCGGTGAGGGCGTCAAGGGCGCGCAGGCCGCGCCCAACCAGGCCGGCGTCGGCTGGCAGGTCACCGTCGAGTTCCAGGGCGACGCGCCGGCCACCTGGCAGCGGGTGACCGGCGAGGCCGCGTGCGCCGCGCCCGGCGACCCGCGGCGGCGGGTGGCGTTCGTGCTGGACGGCAGGATCGTGTCCGCGCCGCAGGTCGACCCGTCCGTGCCGTGCCGGACCGGGATGATCGGCACCAGCACGCAGATCACCGGCAAGTTCGCCAAGGAGGAGGCCGAGGAGCTGGCCCTGGTGATCCGGTCCGGCGCGCTGCCGGTGCCGGTGGAGGTCGTCGAGCAGCGGACCGTCGGGCCGACGCTCGGCGCGGAGGCCATCGAGGCGAGCAGCCGGGCCGCGATCATCGGCATCGCGCTGACCGGCCTGTTCCTGATCTTCGTCTACCGGGTCGCCGGCTTGATCGCGGTGCTCGCGCTGGCCGGGTACGCGGCCCTCGCGTACGCGGCGCTGCTGGCGATCGGGGCGACGCTGACCCTGCCCGGCCTCGCCGGGTTCGTGCTGGCGATCGGCATGGCCGTGGACGCGAACGTGCTCGTCTTCGAGCGCGCCCGTGAGGAGTACGCGCGGCGCAAACGTTTGTCCCGCTCGGTCGAGCAGGGTTTCCGGGGCGCGCTCAGCGCGGTCGCGGACTCGAACGTGACCACGCTCCTCGCGGCCGGGCTGCTGTTCTGGCTCGCCACCGGCCCGGTCAAGGGCTTCGGCGTCACGCTGTCGATCGGTGTGCTGGCGTCGCTGTTCAGCGCCTTGGTGCTCAGCCGCGTCCTGTTGCAGCTGGCCGTGCCGCTGCTGGACCGCCGTCCGAAGTGGAGCGGCCTGCACGACCTCGGCCGGGTGCGGACGTGGCTCACCGGCCGCGGGTTCCGGCTGTTCCAGCGGCCGCGCAGGTGGCTCCTCACCGCCGCGGTCGTGCTGCTGGTCGCGCTCTCCGGGCTGTTCGTGCGCGGCCTGGAGCTCGGCGTCGAGTTCACCGGCGGCCGGATGATCGACTACACGGCGTCCTCGGTGGACGCGGGCAAGGTGCGCGCCGAGCTGGCCGCGGAGGGGTTCGCCGACGCCGTCGTGGCGACCTCGGGCGACACCGGGGTGTCCGTGCGCACCGGCCCGATCGACGAGGCCGCGTCGGCCAGGCTCGGCGCGGCCGTCGACCGGGCGACCGGCGGCGCGGAGCAGGTCAGCAACGAGCTGATCGGACCCAGCCTCGGGTCCGAGCTGCGGCGCAACGCGCTGATCGCGCTGGCCATCGCCGTCGCCGCGCAGCTCGCGTACCTGGCGATCCGCTTCGACTGGCGGCTGGGCCTCGCGACCGTGGCGGCGCTGGTGTCCGACGTCGTGGTGCTCGTCGGCGTGTTCGCGTGGCTGGGCAAGACCGCCGACGGCGTGTTCCTGGCGGCGCTGCTCACCGTCATCGGCTACTCGGTCAACGACTCGGTGGTGGTGTTCGACCGGGTGCGGGAGCTGCGGCGGGCGCGGCGCGGCGAACCGTTCGGCGGCGTCGTCAGCACGGCGGTTCTGCAGACCGTGCCGAGGACCGTCAACACGGGTATCGGCGTCCTGTTCGTGCTGGCCGCGCTGCTGGTGCTGGGTGACGGGTCGCTCGCCGACTTCGCCACCGCGCTGCTGATCGGTGTCGTCGCAGGTACCGTCTCGACCGTCCTGACCGCGGCACCGGTGGCGATCACCTTGGAGGGTCGACGATGA
- a CDS encoding cation:proton antiporter, with protein sequence MNTGHTLLAVGGAFLAAGIVGRAGVRIGLPTIPLFMLAGILLGPHTPGLSLVDDPAELGVLAELGLVFLLFYLGLEFSIEDLVAGGRKLALAGTGYLVLNIGGGLAFGFLLDWGTREALVIAGAIGISSSAIVTKLLVEAKRMRNPESRLVMGIIVIEDVFLALYLAILQPVLGGTSGVQALLDFGKAFLFLVVLAAVARWGGRVVTRMFTSADDELLVVCFVGAAVTGAAVAHELGVSDAIGAFMVGAVIGGSGVAPRVHKLVLPLRDAFGALFFFIFGLSIDPNAVGGVVVPVLVAAVVTIGLNLGAGLYAAKLHSFDRQQAVDIGLTVLTRGEFSLVLASMAVAAGLDSRVAPFVAGYVLLLAVIGPLAVLRSDKLTWLLPNRLFK encoded by the coding sequence ATGAACACGGGGCACACGCTGCTGGCGGTCGGCGGGGCTTTCCTCGCGGCCGGGATCGTCGGTCGGGCCGGTGTCCGGATAGGACTGCCGACCATCCCGCTGTTCATGCTGGCGGGCATCCTCCTCGGGCCGCACACGCCGGGGCTGTCCCTCGTGGACGATCCCGCCGAGCTGGGCGTGCTGGCCGAGCTGGGCCTGGTGTTCCTGCTGTTCTACCTGGGGCTGGAGTTCTCGATCGAGGACCTGGTGGCCGGCGGGCGCAAGCTCGCGCTCGCCGGCACCGGGTACCTGGTGCTCAACATCGGCGGCGGGCTCGCGTTCGGGTTCCTGCTCGACTGGGGCACCCGCGAGGCGCTGGTGATCGCGGGCGCGATCGGCATCTCGTCGTCCGCGATCGTCACGAAGCTGCTGGTCGAGGCGAAGCGGATGCGCAACCCGGAGTCACGGCTGGTGATGGGCATCATCGTCATCGAGGACGTGTTCCTCGCCCTGTACCTGGCGATCCTCCAACCGGTGCTCGGCGGCACGTCCGGGGTCCAGGCGCTGCTGGACTTCGGGAAGGCGTTCCTGTTCCTGGTGGTGCTGGCGGCCGTCGCCCGCTGGGGCGGCCGGGTGGTGACCCGGATGTTCACCTCGGCCGACGACGAGCTGCTGGTGGTGTGCTTCGTGGGCGCGGCGGTCACCGGCGCGGCCGTCGCGCACGAGCTGGGCGTGTCCGACGCGATCGGGGCGTTCATGGTCGGCGCGGTGATCGGCGGCTCCGGCGTCGCGCCGCGGGTGCACAAGCTCGTGCTGCCGCTGCGGGACGCGTTCGGGGCGCTGTTCTTCTTCATCTTCGGGCTGAGCATCGACCCGAACGCGGTCGGCGGTGTCGTCGTGCCCGTGCTGGTGGCCGCGGTGGTGACGATCGGGCTCAACCTGGGCGCCGGGCTGTACGCGGCGAAGCTGCACTCGTTCGACCGGCAGCAGGCCGTGGACATCGGGCTGACCGTGCTCACGCGGGGCGAGTTCTCGCTGGTGCTGGCGTCGATGGCGGTGGCGGCGGGACTGGACTCGCGGGTCGCGCCGTTCGTCGCGGGGTACGTGCTGCTGCTGGCGGTGATCGGGCCGTTGGCCGTGCTGCGGTCGGACAAGCTGACGTGGCTGCTGCCGAATCGGCTGTTCAAGTAG